One segment of Taeniopygia guttata chromosome 17, bTaeGut7.mat, whole genome shotgun sequence DNA contains the following:
- the GLE1 gene encoding mRNA export factor GLE1, with protein MESWQLRFDTLEALRLSSKGRLSYCSHWQEDEAALEGCVAPVELSPYCGWVLDSLSGQLAREISPSSTPKQSTPLPKLASAEKIPPGSHRSSSPPSSTEPSETKENDHLSLLEVNQEVVPAVLSSKVAKVEGCIRMYEEMHRLKAKERLRQRQEEQEQMVRAAYAQASEQLKRFDELRELKRHQEFQELQEVMEKSSKEAQGQQEKLKEEHRHRAKILNLKLREAEQQRQRQEELERLRKEEGQERLRRLYSIQEELLQLNQQIDPNYRHKDLPRIDLSAYSNRGNQICGLVSGLIRTTSEKGFPTQADVASTERALQEMRGLISSMQQEITAALEEKKRKDEEEKKQKQKELEKKEQMNSQTPAPAQQSGEKQQKEGLKVKTEESIMQWYQQLQDAAEQCVAAFSEIGNCKGNTEVKKIKTNLQKAATIPVSQISSISGSKLREVFDKINNLLSGKPVQTEGQTVSVTQHPQGLEFVCYKLAEKFVRHGEGEVSFHHDSAFPIAVVLSGIWELHPRVGDIFLAHLHKKCPYSVPFYPAWKEGTSMEEYQRMLGYEVHDSKVEEQDHFLKRMSGMIRLYAAIIQLRWPYGNKQGAHPHGLSYGWRWLAQMLNLEPLADVTAMLLLDFLEVCGNALMKQYGIQFWKTMFFIQKSYIPRIEAVTSSGQMGCLSRLKNFVQKCLRAEEIPLPKGILTPSFWRT; from the exons ATGGAGTCGTGGCAGCTCCGCTTCGACACTCTGGAGGCCCTGCGCCTCTCCAGCAAGGGCCGGCTGAGCTACTGCAGCCACTGGCAGGAGGATGAG GCGGCCTTGGAAGGATGCGTGGCTCCCGTTGAGCTCTCCCCGTACTGCGGCTGGGTGCTGGACAGCCTCAGTGGGCAGTTAGCGCGGGAAATCTCACCCTCCTCAACGCCCAAACAATCCACTCCGCTCCCAAAACTGGCGTCTGCCGAGAAAATCCCGCCTGGCAGCCACCGGAGCTCTTCACCACCTTCATCTACAGAGCCTAGTGAGACCAAG GAAAATGATCATCTTAGTCTCCTGGAAGTCAATCAAGAAGTTGTTCCAGCAGTTCTGTCATCTAAAGTTGCAAAAGTTGAAGGCTGCATTCGGATGTATGAAGAGATGCACAGGCTGAAAGCAAAG gagaggctgagacagcggcaggaggagcaggagcagatggTGAGGGCAGCCTATGCCCAGGCCAGTGAGCAGCTGAAGCGCTTTGATGAACTGAGGGAGCTGAAGCGGCATCAGGAATTCCAAGAGTTGCAAGAAGTAATGGAGAAGAG CtcaaaggaggctcaggggcagcaggagaagTTGAAGGAAGAACACCGACATAGAGCAAAG ATATTGAACCTAAAATTGCgtgaggcagagcagcagaggcagcgCCAGGAAGAGCTGGAACGTTTGCGCAAGGAAGAGGGCCAGGAGCGACTGCGTCGCCTTTATTCCatccaggaggagctgctgcagctgaaccaGCAGATTGATCCCAACTACAGGCACAAAGACTTGCCCAGAATTGATCTGTCTGCATACAGCAATCGTGGCAACCAGATCTGTGGACTGGTGTCAGGGCTCATCCGCACCACGAGCGAG AAAGGGTTCCCAACTCAAGCAGATGTGGCCAGCACGGAACGAGCCCTGCAGGAGATGCGAGGGTTGATATCCAGCATGCAGCAGGAAATCACTGCAGctctagaagaaaaaaagaggaaagacgaagaggaaaagaaacaaaagcagaaagagtTAGAGAAAAAAGAGCAGATGAACAGTCAGActcctgcccctgcacagcagtcaggggaaaagcagcagaaggaag gacTTAAGgttaaaacagaagaaagtaTCATGCAGTGGTACCAGCAGCTTCAGGATGCTGCTGAGCAATGTGTTGCTGCTTTCAGTGAAATTGGAAACTGCAAAGGCAACACTGAG GTGAAGAAGATAAAAACCAACTTGCAGAAAGCAGCTACAATCCCTGTGAGCCAGATCTCTAGCATATCAG GCTCTAAGCTGAGAGAGGTGTTTGACAAGATCAATAACCTGCTGTCTGGGAAGCCTGTTCAGACTGAAGGGCAAACGGTGTCTGTGACTCAGCATCCACAGGGGCTGGAGTTTGTTTGCTACAAACTTGCAGAGAAATTTGTG AGACATGGGGAAGGAGAAGTATCTTTTCACCATGATTCAGCTTTCCCAATTGCTGTGGTGCTCTCAGGAATCTGGGAATTACACCCTCGAGTCGGAGACATCTTTTTAGCTCATCTGCACAAAAAGTGCCCATATTCTGTGCCATTTTACCCTGCTTGGAAAGAAGGGACTTCTATGGAAGAGTATCAGAG GATGCTTGGATATGAAGTTCATGATTCTAAAGTGGAAGAACAAGATCATTTTCTTAAAAGGATGTCAGGAATGATTCGTCTCTATGCTGCCATCATTCAGCTCCGCTGGCCTTATGGAAACAAACAAGGG GCACATCCTCACGGTCTGAGCTATGGATGGCGCTGGCTTGCGCAGATGTTGAATCTGGAGCCTCTGGCAGATGTGACAGCTATGCTGCTTTTGGATTTCCTGGAA GTGTGTGGCAATGCTCTGATGAAGCAGTATGGGATTCAGTTCTGGAAAACAATGTTCTTTATCCAGAAATCCTATATCCCAAG aattGAAGCTGTGACCAGCTCTGGCCAGATGGGCTGTTTGTCACGTTTGAAGAATTTCGTGCAG AAATGTCTACGTGCAGAGGAAATTCCATTACCAAAGGGCATTCTGACACCTTCCTTTTGGAGAACATAA